The Nitrosomonas communis genome has a segment encoding these proteins:
- a CDS encoding SEC-C metal-binding domain-containing protein, with translation MELRPIRLHVAGDVTPEEKLLTQTPIQREELAKQILASVAWIYRYWLPYRQATSERTIVTTFQRDHPKIGRNDPCPCGSGKKYKKCCGITGILH, from the coding sequence TTGGAATTACGTCCTATTCGCTTGCATGTTGCTGGCGATGTCACACCGGAAGAAAAATTGCTGACTCAAACACCAATTCAACGTGAAGAACTTGCTAAGCAAATACTTGCCAGCGTAGCCTGGATTTATCGTTACTGGCTGCCCTATCGACAAGCTACCTCTGAGCGTACGATTGTTACCACATTTCAGCGGGATCATCCTAAAATTGGGCGTAATGATCCATGTCCCTGCGGCAGTGGGAAGAAATACAAGAAGTGCTGTGGGATAACGGGGATATTGCACTAA
- a CDS encoding cyanophycinase codes for MSGKFFYQSLKRVINDSVFTVLLFLTFYLPLFAEKKPSYEYYHLGNQVDITSTTQPGIVLMGGGTDVEAAFQWMCELSGNGDFLVIRATGTDAHNPYIQQLCPNSNSVATLIIPTIEAANDEFVVNTINQAEAIWIAGGDQSNYTNYWKGTPVQEALNDRILQGIPIGGMSAGLNVLTSLFILHFLARA; via the coding sequence ATGTCAGGGAAGTTTTTTTATCAATCGTTAAAAAGAGTGATAAATGATTCGGTATTTACTGTTCTGCTGTTTTTGACATTCTATCTTCCACTATTTGCTGAGAAGAAACCTTCTTATGAATATTATCATTTAGGGAATCAGGTGGATATTACCTCGACAACCCAACCAGGGATAGTGTTAATGGGTGGTGGTACCGATGTAGAAGCAGCTTTCCAGTGGATGTGTGAATTGAGTGGCAATGGAGACTTTCTGGTAATCCGAGCAACTGGAACAGATGCCCATAACCCGTATATTCAGCAGCTATGCCCAAATAGTAACTCAGTTGCAACGCTCATTATTCCAACTATTGAAGCTGCCAATGATGAATTTGTCGTTAATACTATCAATCAGGCTGAAGCGATATGGATCGCAGGTGGTGATCAATCCAACTATACTAATTATTGGAAGGGAACGCCTGTGCAGGAAGCTCTTAATGATCGCATATTACAAGGTATTCCAATTGGCGGAATGAGTGCAGGGCTGAATGTTCTTACTAGTTTATTTATTCTGCACTTCTTAGCAAGGGCGTGA
- a CDS encoding erythromycin esterase family protein — MSLMNCDHKMMQRLEAEAVYGTLDSFYQTILTTAQYKKLILIGEATHGTMEFYRIRAEITKKLIEQGLCDAVTVEADWPDAYRVHRYVCNRSDDKEGQEALSDFERFPSWMWRNTEVLDFIEWLRGFNKSEKFAPPCGFYGMDLYSLNASIQAVITYLDQVDPIAGKAARERYACFGQFNNDPQSYGLATASGVLDHCEEEAVQQLMEIQQKARLYLERDGMFAGDDYFSAQQNAEIVRKAEEYYRAMYRGHPNTWNLRDWHMFMTLEKLENYLGLKAKRDMRIVVWAHNSHLGNASATEMAQRGEVNIGQLAKEKYGDECLNIGFSTARGTVTAASDWDGPLETKTVREPLPGSYEELFTSLKTREFVLDLHKPEIAKALKEERLQRAIGVIYRPETERWSYYFHAELPRQFDFMIHIDETHALEALPTFPHERPGALDETYPYGL; from the coding sequence ATGAGTTTAATGAATTGCGATCATAAAATGATGCAACGGCTAGAAGCTGAAGCTGTATATGGGACGCTGGATTCTTTTTATCAGACTATCCTGACTACCGCGCAGTACAAAAAACTTATTCTGATCGGCGAAGCTACACATGGCACGATGGAATTCTATCGCATCCGCGCAGAAATTACCAAAAAACTGATCGAACAGGGTCTGTGCGATGCTGTTACAGTCGAAGCGGATTGGCCGGACGCGTACCGTGTTCATCGCTATGTCTGCAATCGTTCCGATGACAAGGAAGGCCAGGAAGCGTTGTCGGATTTCGAACGTTTTCCGTCCTGGATGTGGCGCAATACGGAAGTCTTGGATTTTATCGAATGGCTGCGTGGCTTCAATAAATCTGAGAAATTTGCTCCTCCGTGCGGCTTCTACGGTATGGATCTTTACAGCTTGAACGCTTCGATCCAAGCTGTTATCACCTATCTCGATCAAGTCGACCCAATCGCTGGAAAAGCCGCGCGTGAGCGTTACGCCTGTTTTGGTCAATTCAACAATGATCCGCAATCCTATGGTCTGGCCACGGCTTCAGGCGTTCTCGACCACTGCGAAGAAGAAGCCGTTCAGCAGCTTATGGAAATACAACAGAAAGCGCGGCTTTATCTGGAACGAGACGGCATGTTCGCAGGTGATGATTATTTCTCGGCTCAGCAGAATGCTGAAATCGTGCGTAAGGCCGAAGAATATTATCGCGCTATGTATCGTGGTCATCCTAATACCTGGAATCTGCGGGACTGGCATATGTTTATGACCCTGGAAAAGCTGGAGAATTATCTAGGCCTGAAGGCCAAGCGTGACATGCGCATCGTCGTCTGGGCGCATAATTCGCATCTTGGCAATGCGTCAGCCACGGAAATGGCCCAACGTGGCGAAGTTAATATCGGCCAATTAGCCAAGGAAAAATATGGTGATGAGTGCCTGAATATCGGTTTTTCAACGGCGCGCGGAACTGTTACGGCAGCTTCAGACTGGGATGGACCGCTGGAAACAAAAACAGTGCGTGAACCCTTGCCCGGCAGTTATGAAGAGTTATTCACAAGTCTAAAAACCAGAGAATTCGTTCTCGATCTGCACAAGCCTGAAATCGCAAAGGCCTTGAAAGAAGAACGGCTGCAACGTGCTATCGGCGTGATTTATCGCCCGGAGACAGAACGCTGGAGCTATTACTTTCATGCCGAACTACCCAGGCAATTCGATTTCATGATTCATATCGATGAAACGCATGCACTTGAAGCCTTGCCCACCTTTCCGCACGAACGACCAGGCGCATTGGATGAAACTTACCCTTACGGATTATAA
- a CDS encoding DUF2795 domain-containing protein yields MAKANPIQVQKYLSGMDYPADKDEIIDHAKDQGADNDVVQILQQLPERDYKTAADVSKAIGQIE; encoded by the coding sequence ATGGCAAAAGCAAATCCCATTCAAGTGCAAAAGTATTTATCAGGCATGGATTATCCGGCAGATAAAGACGAAATTATAGATCACGCCAAAGACCAAGGTGCAGATAATGATGTAGTGCAAATACTCCAACAATTACCAGAGCGAGACTACAAAACCGCAGCTGATGTTAGTAAAGCTATTGGTCAAATTGAATAA
- a CDS encoding DNA polymerase Y subunit UmuC family protein encodes MKALRDTQPSWLHARFGVVMERLGYELRGVSCLALEEVSAPRKQMISSCSSGQLVYSLPELSESVASYISSAAKSCDSSIRYVMQSRYLFRPVLIVSWINNKVTALSCPCPMPERYTFADQGGAIWS; translated from the coding sequence GTGAAAGCGTTACGCGACACTCAACCCTCTTGGTTACATGCCAGGTTCGGGGTAGTGATGGAACGCTTAGGCTATGAGTTACGCGGCGTATCATGCTTGGCATTGGAAGAAGTGTCAGCGCCCAGGAAACAGATGATTTCTTCTTGCTCGTCTGGTCAGCTTGTTTATAGCTTGCCTGAGCTCAGCGAATCCGTTGCTAGTTATATAAGCAGTGCGGCAAAAAGCTGCGACAGCAGCATTCGGTATGTAATGCAATCAAGGTATTTATTCAGACCAGTCCTTATCGTGAGCTGGATAAACAATAAAGTAACAGCATTATCGTGCCCCTGCCCCATGCCTGAGCGATACACGTTTGCTGATCAGGGCGGCGCTATTTGGTCTTAA
- a CDS encoding Y-family DNA polymerase, which yields MALLRFHPTYTLYGDMSDRVMAILRDFSPHVEVYSIDECFLGLHGLANFWPIPMSIGHKIRHRIRQWTSLPVCVGFGATKTLAKLANHIAKKQPTFNGVCDFSTMPHEQFEAWLSNIEVGEV from the coding sequence ATGGCATTGTTGCGCTTTCATCCAACTTATACCCTTTACGGCGATATGTCAGATCGAGTGATGGCGATTCTTCGTGATTTCAGCCCACATGTGGAAGTCTACTCCATTGACGAATGTTTTCTCGGTCTGCATGGCTTGGCAAACTTCTGGCCGATACCCATGAGCATTGGCCATAAAATACGTCATCGTATACGCCAGTGGACAAGTTTGCCGGTATGTGTAGGGTTTGGCGCTACTAAAACGCTGGCAAAGCTAGCAAATCATATTGCCAAGAAACAACCCACTTTTAATGGTGTGTGCGATTTCTCAACCATGCCACATGAACAATTCGAAGCTTGGTTATCTAATATCGAAGTAGGTGAGGTATGA
- a CDS encoding Y-family DNA polymerase, with translation MNNFYVSCECAFNPNLINRPVVVLSNNNGCAVARSNEAKALGAKMGTPWFRLKDLAKQHGIVALSSNLYPLRRYVRSSDGDSS, from the coding sequence GTGAATAATTTTTATGTCAGCTGTGAGTGTGCCTTCAATCCGAACCTGATCAATCGGCCAGTGGTGGTGCTCTCCAATAATAATGGCTGTGCGGTTGCTCGTTCCAATGAGGCCAAAGCACTCGGTGCCAAAATGGGCACGCCATGGTTCCGGCTCAAAGACTTAGCAAAACAGCATGGCATTGTTGCGCTTTCATCCAACTTATACCCTTTACGGCGATATGTCAGATCGAGTGATGGCGATTCTTCGTGA
- a CDS encoding zinc-dependent alcohol dehydrogenase, producing MKAVVFHGIGDIRLEEVPEPKIEEPTDAIVRLTTSAICGTDLHFIRGTFSGMQTGTILGHEGVGIIEELGADVRNLSVGDRVVIPSTIACGYCSYCRAGYYAQCDNANPNGKTAGTAFFGGPPAAGSFHGLQAEKARIPFANVGLVKLPPQVSDEQAILLSDIFPTGYFGAELAEIEDGDTVAVFGCGPVGQFAIASAKLMGAGRIFAVDREPSRLEMARTQGAEVINFDEEHPVETIQRLTGGIGVDRAIDAVGVDAVAAHEGPAAEEAAQNKEQFDEQLSQVAPQTNPQGENWIPGDAPSQALMWALEALCKAGTLSIIGVYPPEMQSFPIGKAMNKNLTIKMGNCHHRKYIPMLVDMVKAGEIDPVGILTQTVPMTNVIDAYKAFDTRQPGWVKVELKPEASQKEA from the coding sequence ATGAAAGCAGTTGTATTTCACGGCATTGGTGACATCAGGCTCGAAGAGGTGCCGGAGCCGAAGATTGAAGAGCCGACAGATGCGATTGTGCGTTTAACGACCAGCGCGATTTGTGGCACGGATCTGCACTTTATTCGCGGCACTTTTTCAGGAATGCAGACGGGCACTATCTTAGGTCATGAGGGCGTCGGTATCATCGAAGAACTCGGCGCGGATGTGCGCAATTTGAGCGTTGGTGACCGCGTCGTCATTCCTTCGACTATAGCCTGCGGTTACTGCTCATACTGCCGAGCCGGCTATTACGCACAGTGCGACAACGCCAACCCGAACGGCAAGACCGCCGGGACAGCGTTTTTCGGCGGGCCACCGGCAGCGGGCAGTTTTCATGGCTTACAGGCTGAAAAGGCGAGAATTCCCTTCGCCAACGTCGGGCTGGTTAAACTGCCGCCTCAGGTAAGTGATGAGCAAGCCATTTTGCTTTCTGACATTTTCCCTACCGGCTATTTTGGCGCAGAACTGGCAGAAATTGAAGACGGAGATACGGTCGCGGTGTTTGGCTGCGGTCCGGTCGGACAATTCGCCATCGCCAGCGCAAAATTAATGGGCGCGGGAAGGATTTTCGCTGTCGACCGTGAGCCGTCACGACTCGAAATGGCCCGGACGCAGGGTGCCGAAGTCATCAATTTTGACGAGGAACATCCGGTCGAAACGATCCAACGATTGACGGGTGGAATCGGCGTTGACCGCGCCATCGACGCGGTCGGTGTGGACGCGGTGGCGGCGCACGAGGGACCGGCTGCCGAAGAAGCTGCTCAAAATAAAGAACAGTTTGACGAGCAGCTATCGCAGGTCGCGCCCCAAACGAATCCACAAGGTGAGAATTGGATTCCCGGGGACGCTCCTTCCCAAGCTCTGATGTGGGCACTTGAAGCGTTGTGTAAAGCCGGGACGCTCTCAATCATCGGCGTTTACCCGCCCGAGATGCAGAGTTTTCCGATCGGAAAAGCGATGAACAAAAACCTGACCATAAAGATGGGCAACTGCCATCACCGCAAATACATTCCGATGCTCGTCGATATGGTCAAAGCTGGCGAGATCGACCCTGTAGGAATTTTAACGCAAACCGTGCCGATGACAAATGTGATTGACGCTTATAAAGCTTTCGATACGCGCCAACCCGGCTGGGTCAAGGTCGAACTCAAACCTGAGGCGAGCCAAAAAGAAGCTTAA
- a CDS encoding thiamine pyrophosphate-binding protein produces the protein MHRKLGVCLATSGPGAVYLLNGLYDAKSDIVPVIAITGHTYHDLIGTYYQQDINVPALYADVALYNSQLCSMSLLLLTWLAGWLWPNEVSRTSIFRLICRKLL, from the coding sequence ATCCACAGGAAACTCGGCGTCTGCCTTGCCACATCAGGTCCCGGAGCAGTGTATCTTTTGAACGGGCTTTACGATGCGAAAAGCGATATCGTACCGGTTATCGCCATCACTGGACACACTTATCACGACTTGATCGGAACGTATTACCAGCAGGATATAAATGTCCCAGCGTTGTACGCGGACGTTGCGCTTTATAACAGCCAATTGTGCAGCATGTCACTGCTGTTACTGACATGGCTTGCCGGCTGGCTTTGGCCGAACGAGGTGTCGCGCACATCAATTTTCCGATTGATTTGCAGGAAGCTGCTTTAA
- the trhA gene encoding PAQR family membrane homeostasis protein TrhA produces MKILLAEPEREQSQGEEIANSISHGIGLVSALVATPFLIMHAVQHPDTKFITGASLFMATMVLLYLASTLYHALPRGKAKRVFKIVEHCAIFLLIAGTYTPFTLGVLHGAWGWTLLGIVWSLAAIGVALKVSDKMHNPIISTSLYLLMGWLILIAIYPLYTRIPVSGLLWLVAGGIAYTVGVFFFVTDSRFRYGHFLWHLFVMMGTACHYFAVLWYAAS; encoded by the coding sequence GTGAAAATATTACTTGCAGAACCCGAACGTGAGCAGTCCCAAGGGGAAGAGATCGCCAACAGCATCAGCCACGGTATAGGATTGGTCTCAGCACTTGTGGCAACTCCATTTCTTATTATGCATGCAGTGCAGCACCCTGATACGAAATTCATTACCGGTGCGAGCCTCTTCATGGCAACGATGGTGCTGCTTTATCTTGCTTCTACTCTCTATCATGCCCTGCCGCGAGGCAAGGCCAAGCGTGTGTTTAAGATTGTCGAACACTGCGCGATCTTTCTCCTTATCGCCGGCACCTACACGCCGTTCACGCTTGGCGTGCTTCATGGCGCATGGGGCTGGACGCTCCTTGGGATCGTCTGGAGTCTTGCTGCAATTGGGGTGGCACTGAAGGTGTCTGATAAGATGCACAACCCCATCATTTCTACCAGTCTTTATCTGCTTATGGGATGGCTCATTTTGATCGCAATTTATCCGTTGTATACCCGCATACCTGTCTCCGGTCTACTATGGCTGGTTGCAGGAGGCATCGCCTACACTGTTGGCGTGTTCTTTTTCGTGACCGATTCGCGCTTTCGATATGGTCACTTCCTCTGGCATTTATTTGTAATGATGGGTACTGCATGCCATTACTTTGCGGTGCTCTGGTATGCGGCCTCCTAA